In Pseudomonas fluorescens, a genomic segment contains:
- a CDS encoding DUF1329 domain-containing protein, with the protein MKITKSLLHVGVLGLSILASNVMAAVSADEAAKLGTTLTPMGAEMAGNAAGTIPKWSPLPTNAGAVDARGFLANPYASEQPQFTITAQNVEQYKDKLAPGQYAMFKRYPDTFKMPVYPTHRGATVPADVFAAIKRNATNTNLVSGGNGLENFETAVPFPIPKSGVEVIWNHITRYRGGSVTRLVTQATPQTNGSYSLVYFRDQFVFRDKMKDFDPKNPGNVLFYFKQQVTAPARLAGGVLLVHETLDQVKEPRSAWVYNAGQRRVRRAPQVSYDGPGTAADGLRTSDNLDMYNGAPDRYDWKLEGKKEIYIASNSYKIDDPKLKYADIIKAGHINQDLARYELRRVWHVVATLKEGQRHIYAKRDFFIDEDTWQAAVIDHYDGRGQLWRVAEAHAENYYDKQVPWYALETLYDLQSGRYLALGMKNEEKQAYDFGFTATTSDFTPAALRQDGVR; encoded by the coding sequence ATGAAAATAACTAAAAGTCTGTTGCACGTCGGTGTGCTCGGGCTGTCGATCCTGGCGAGCAACGTCATGGCGGCAGTCTCGGCGGATGAAGCTGCCAAGCTGGGCACGACCCTGACCCCGATGGGCGCCGAAATGGCCGGTAACGCGGCAGGCACCATTCCTAAGTGGTCGCCGCTGCCGACCAATGCCGGCGCGGTCGATGCCCGTGGTTTCCTGGCCAACCCGTACGCCAGTGAACAACCGCAATTCACCATCACCGCGCAGAACGTCGAGCAGTACAAAGACAAGCTGGCCCCTGGGCAGTACGCGATGTTCAAGCGCTACCCGGACACCTTCAAGATGCCGGTCTACCCGACCCATCGCGGCGCCACCGTGCCGGCCGATGTGTTTGCCGCCATCAAGAGGAACGCCACCAACACCAACCTGGTGTCTGGCGGCAATGGCCTGGAAAACTTTGAAACCGCCGTGCCGTTCCCGATCCCGAAAAGCGGCGTCGAGGTGATCTGGAACCACATCACCCGTTATCGCGGCGGCAGCGTGACCCGCCTGGTGACCCAGGCCACGCCGCAAACCAACGGTTCGTACAGCCTGGTGTATTTCAGAGACCAGTTCGTGTTCCGCGACAAGATGAAGGACTTCGACCCGAAAAACCCAGGCAACGTGCTGTTCTACTTCAAGCAGCAAGTGACCGCGCCGGCCCGACTGGCCGGGGGTGTGCTGTTGGTGCACGAAACCCTGGACCAGGTGAAGGAGCCGCGCTCGGCGTGGGTCTACAACGCCGGCCAGCGTCGTGTGCGCCGCGCACCGCAGGTGTCGTATGACGGGCCGGGTACCGCTGCCGATGGCCTGCGTACCTCCGACAACCTCGATATGTACAACGGTGCACCGGACCGCTACGACTGGAAGCTGGAAGGCAAGAAAGAAATCTACATCGCCTCCAACAGCTACAAGATCGACGATCCTAAGCTCAAGTACGCCGACATCATCAAGGCCGGCCACATCAACCAGGACCTCGCACGTTATGAGCTGCGCCGCGTCTGGCACGTGGTCGCGACCCTGAAGGAAGGCCAACGCCACATCTATGCCAAGCGTGACTTCTTCATCGACGAAGACACCTGGCAAGCGGCCGTGATCGATCACTATGACGGTCGTGGCCAACTGTGGCGTGTCGCCGAAGCCCATGCCGAGAACTACTACGACAAGCAAGTGCCGTGGTACGCCCTGGAAACGCTCTACGACCTGCAGTCCGGCCGCTACCTGGCCCTGGGCATGAAGAACGAAGAGAAGCAGGCCTATGATTTCGGCTTCACCGCCACCACCAGCGACTTCACCCCCGCGGCCCTGCGCCAGGACGGTGTTCGCTAA
- a CDS encoding LuxR C-terminal-related transcriptional regulator, whose product MTDLSRIQGPSSAVVPSLEGRFYRPPLPDGYVLRPRLCERLSAGLDGRLLLVSAPAGFGKSSLAVEFCQGLPAHWQSLWLGLSPRDNDPGRFLERLLDGLQQYFPQIGAQSLGLLKMRQRHQPFAFEEWLDGLLDELTVHLSTRTPLLLVLDDYHLAQGPVLDRCLQFFLNHLPDGLVVLVTSRQRPDWHLARLRLSRHLLELHEQDLRLTHDESLAVLDRHSSSLRGEALDNLIRRSEGWVAGLRFWLLAASEAGNEGSLPQSLHGGEGLIRDYLLEEVIDCLPPDVQAFLFDTAPQERFCSELCDAVREAHDSAEILRYLQAHQVFLVPLDEQGHWYRYHHLFSDLLRTRRATSTALLPAASLHLRACRWFNAQGLIDEAVEQALRAGHLDVAANLVQNLSEEQLLAEQNVGMLLRWKMDLPDSLLISTPRLIVLYSWALGLACQLDAAEELSSYLSRFLPAPSATAQKSMLAQWLALSGIIARGRGDRELTQRYCSEALESLPQRRYGQRLMCLSTLSNLAIVDADLWRARGLNRESLELAQRVGNPLFEALAHYDRARVLQARGEILRSLDEVRQGLQRLQGLAPQRLYAVRARLSLYEGYLLLARYQPEAGLARLRAGLVEARACRDISVLIGHCVIANFEGRRNDFPKAFAELAEAERLMHIWDVPPIYYLAMITLIKCELWLAQGRTDLADAWLTRLGQTYNGQHAAAAPEFHPHLPQHIGLQQAALDAIRHQADAALERLEDLAQQAHNSGRQMIALMALTQQAQLLLENGQEAKARPVLARALEAGSGGALQPFQRLLEGYPQWMREQLGKDPHGLLNQSLLALLPAVAVAEPSPGHEVLSARELAVLQLIAQGCSNQEISNRLFISLHTVKTHASHINSKLGVERRTQAVARAQELRLIG is encoded by the coding sequence ATGACTGATCTGTCTCGAATCCAGGGGCCTTCCAGCGCGGTCGTCCCGTCCCTGGAAGGTCGCTTCTACAGACCGCCGCTGCCTGACGGCTACGTGCTGCGCCCCCGTCTGTGCGAACGGCTGAGTGCAGGGCTGGACGGGCGACTGTTGCTGGTCAGTGCACCCGCGGGGTTCGGCAAGAGCTCATTGGCGGTGGAGTTCTGCCAGGGCTTGCCGGCCCATTGGCAAAGCCTGTGGCTGGGCCTGAGCCCCCGGGACAACGACCCTGGCCGTTTCCTCGAGCGCCTGCTCGACGGGCTGCAACAATACTTCCCGCAAATCGGCGCCCAGTCCCTGGGGCTGCTGAAAATGCGCCAGCGTCATCAACCCTTTGCCTTTGAAGAATGGCTCGATGGCCTGCTCGATGAGCTGACCGTGCATTTGTCCACGCGCACGCCGCTGTTACTGGTACTGGATGACTACCATCTGGCCCAGGGCCCGGTACTGGATCGCTGCCTGCAATTTTTCCTCAATCATTTGCCCGATGGCCTGGTGGTGCTGGTCACCAGCCGCCAGCGCCCGGACTGGCACCTGGCGCGCCTGCGCTTGTCACGCCATCTACTGGAGCTACATGAGCAGGATCTGCGCCTGACTCACGACGAATCCCTGGCCGTGCTGGATCGCCACAGCAGTTCATTGCGTGGCGAGGCGCTGGATAACCTGATCCGCCGCAGCGAGGGTTGGGTCGCCGGGCTGCGTTTCTGGCTGCTCGCCGCCTCCGAGGCCGGTAACGAAGGCTCTTTGCCGCAAAGCCTGCACGGCGGCGAAGGGCTGATCCGTGATTACCTGCTCGAAGAGGTGATCGATTGCCTGCCGCCCGACGTGCAGGCCTTTCTGTTCGATACTGCCCCTCAGGAACGCTTTTGCAGCGAACTGTGCGACGCCGTGCGCGAAGCCCATGACAGCGCGGAAATCCTGCGCTACCTGCAAGCCCACCAGGTTTTTCTGGTACCTCTGGACGAGCAGGGTCACTGGTACCGTTACCACCATCTGTTTTCGGACCTGCTGCGCACGCGCCGCGCCACCAGCACCGCGCTGTTACCGGCGGCCAGCCTGCACCTGCGGGCCTGCCGCTGGTTCAATGCGCAAGGCTTGATCGATGAGGCGGTGGAACAGGCATTGCGTGCCGGCCATCTGGATGTGGCCGCCAACCTGGTACAGAACCTGTCCGAAGAGCAACTGCTGGCCGAACAGAACGTCGGCATGCTGTTGCGCTGGAAAATGGACTTGCCCGATAGCCTGCTGATCAGTACACCCCGGTTGATCGTGCTCTATAGCTGGGCCCTGGGGCTGGCGTGCCAGTTGGATGCGGCGGAAGAGTTGTCCAGTTACCTCAGTCGCTTCCTGCCGGCACCGTCGGCCACGGCGCAGAAGTCGATGCTGGCCCAGTGGCTGGCGCTCAGCGGGATTATCGCCCGTGGCCGCGGTGACCGCGAATTGACCCAGCGTTATTGCAGCGAAGCCTTGGAAAGTTTGCCGCAGCGTCGCTATGGCCAGCGTCTGATGTGCCTGTCGACCTTGTCCAACCTGGCCATTGTCGACGCCGACCTGTGGCGCGCCCGCGGCCTGAACCGCGAGTCCCTGGAATTGGCGCAGCGGGTCGGAAACCCGCTGTTCGAAGCGCTGGCCCATTACGACCGTGCGCGAGTGTTGCAGGCGCGCGGCGAAATCCTGCGTTCCCTCGATGAGGTTCGCCAGGGCCTGCAACGCCTGCAGGGCCTGGCGCCGCAGCGGTTGTACGCCGTGCGTGCGCGATTGTCGCTCTATGAAGGTTATTTGCTGCTGGCGCGCTATCAGCCTGAGGCCGGCCTTGCTCGTCTGCGGGCCGGGCTGGTTGAAGCGCGCGCCTGTCGCGACATCAGCGTACTAATCGGCCATTGTGTGATCGCCAACTTCGAAGGGCGCCGCAACGACTTCCCCAAAGCCTTCGCCGAACTGGCCGAGGCCGAGCGCTTGATGCACATCTGGGACGTGCCGCCGATCTACTACCTGGCGATGATCACCCTGATCAAATGCGAATTGTGGCTGGCCCAGGGCCGCACCGACCTGGCTGATGCCTGGCTGACGCGGCTGGGGCAAACCTACAATGGTCAACACGCGGCTGCCGCGCCGGAGTTTCATCCGCACCTGCCGCAACATATCGGGCTGCAACAGGCCGCCCTCGATGCGATTCGCCATCAAGCGGATGCGGCGTTGGAGCGTCTCGAAGACCTGGCGCAACAGGCGCACAACAGTGGGCGACAAATGATTGCGCTGATGGCGCTGACCCAGCAGGCGCAACTGCTGCTGGAAAACGGCCAGGAAGCCAAGGCGCGGCCGGTGTTGGCGCGGGCGCTGGAGGCCGGCTCGGGAGGGGCATTGCAGCCGTTCCAGCGTTTGCTCGAAGGTTACCCGCAGTGGATGCGCGAACAGCTTGGCAAGGACCCTCACGGCTTGCTGAACCAGAGCCTCTTGGCGCTGCTGCCGGCCGTTGCGGTCGCGGAGCCGTCGCCTGGTCATGAAGTCCTGAGCGCCCGTGAATTGGCGGTGCTGCAATTGATCGCCCAGGGGTGCTCGAACCAGGAAATCAGCAACCGCCTGTTCATCTCCCTGCATACGGTCAAGACCCACGCCAGCCATATCAACAGCAAGTTGGGGGTGGAGCGACGAACCCAGGCGGTGGCGCGGGCGCAAGAGTTGAGGTTGATTGGCTGA
- a CDS encoding MBL fold metallo-hydrolase: MTTAKPTLIRETFPVGPLQCNCTIIGDPITKKAIVVDPGGNHELILARLDALGLKVVSIIHTHAHLDHFLASGQLKEKTGATLHLHKDDQFLWDNLEMQCQMFGVPYTPVPSPDQWLVDDEALACGCGVALHTPGHTPGSMSFWFADAKLLIAGDTLFRRGVGRTDLWGGDQAAIVRSIKQRLYTLDEGATVVTGHGPDTRLGDEMRENPFVRA; the protein is encoded by the coding sequence ATGACCACCGCCAAGCCGACTCTCATCCGTGAAACCTTCCCCGTCGGCCCGTTGCAGTGCAACTGCACCATCATCGGTGACCCCATCACTAAAAAAGCCATCGTGGTCGACCCCGGTGGCAACCACGAATTGATCCTGGCGCGCCTCGATGCACTGGGCTTGAAGGTGGTGAGCATCATCCACACCCATGCCCATCTCGATCACTTCCTCGCCTCCGGCCAGTTGAAGGAGAAAACCGGTGCCACCCTGCACCTGCACAAGGATGATCAGTTTCTCTGGGACAACCTGGAAATGCAGTGCCAGATGTTCGGTGTGCCCTACACTCCGGTGCCTTCGCCAGACCAATGGCTGGTCGATGATGAAGCGTTGGCCTGCGGCTGTGGCGTGGCGCTGCATACGCCGGGGCACACACCCGGTTCGATGAGTTTCTGGTTTGCCGATGCCAAGCTCCTGATTGCTGGCGACACCTTGTTTCGACGTGGCGTAGGGCGAACGGATTTGTGGGGCGGTGACCAGGCGGCGATCGTGCGTTCGATCAAGCAGCGGCTCTATACGTTGGATGAGGGCGCGACGGTGGTAACCGGTCACGGCCCGGATACGCGGTTGGGGGATGAGATGCGTGAGAATCCCTTTGTGCGCGCGTAA
- a CDS encoding OmpA family lipoprotein: MFTPRRLLVVATAVALLSGCASPNPYDGSQGQANNGSQGGMSKTAKYGGLGALAGALAGAAIDHNNRGKGALIGAVVAGAGAAGYGYYADQQEKKLRESMANTGVEVQRQGDQIKLIMPGNITFATNSDAISSSFYQPLNNLANSLKQFNQNTIQIVGYTDSTGSRQLNMDLSQRRAQSVANYLTSQGVNGANLSARGAGPDNPIASNADVNGRAQNRRVEVNLGPIPGQQYGQPAGQQQAPQQNNQFQGNPYQQYQ, encoded by the coding sequence ATGTTCACTCCGCGTCGTCTGCTTGTTGTCGCTACCGCCGTAGCCCTGTTGTCTGGCTGCGCTTCACCTAATCCATATGACGGCAGCCAGGGACAGGCAAATAATGGATCGCAAGGCGGCATGAGTAAAACCGCCAAGTACGGCGGCCTTGGTGCCCTGGCCGGCGCACTGGCCGGTGCGGCCATCGACCATAACAACCGTGGCAAGGGCGCGCTGATCGGCGCGGTGGTTGCCGGTGCAGGTGCGGCTGGCTATGGCTACTATGCCGACCAGCAGGAAAAGAAACTGCGCGAAAGCATGGCCAATACCGGGGTTGAAGTTCAGCGCCAGGGCGACCAGATCAAGCTGATCATGCCGGGCAATATCACATTTGCCACCAACTCGGACGCGATCTCCAGCAGCTTCTACCAGCCGCTGAACAACCTGGCCAACTCCCTCAAGCAATTCAATCAGAACACCATCCAGATTGTCGGTTACACCGACAGTACCGGCAGCCGTCAGCTGAATATGGACCTGTCCCAGCGTCGCGCGCAGAGCGTGGCCAACTACCTGACCTCGCAAGGCGTCAACGGTGCCAACCTGAGCGCGCGCGGTGCCGGTCCGGATAATCCGATTGCCAGCAACGCCGACGTTAACGGCCGTGCGCAGAACCGTCGTGTCGAAGTGAACCTCGGTCCGATCCCTGGCCAGCAGTACGGCCAGCCTGCAGGCCAGCAACAAGCGCCCCAGCAGAACAATCAATTCCAGGGCAATCCGTACCAGCAGTACCAATAA
- a CDS encoding BON domain-containing protein, whose protein sequence is MTVKRLSLLAITLCLSISGCSTAITATRDTPIQDDKGTRTFGSKIDDSLIETKVEVNIAKAAPDLGNGASRIVVTSFNGVVLLAGQTPRADLKAQAEQAASTVQRVKKVHNELQVMDPITLLAISNDALLTTKIKAQMLTDNAIPGSRIKVVTDNGIVYLMGLLTQAEATRAANLVQGVSGVQKIVKVFEYID, encoded by the coding sequence ATGACCGTTAAACGCCTCAGCCTATTGGCCATCACGCTATGCCTCAGCATCAGCGGGTGCAGCACGGCAATCACTGCGACACGTGACACCCCCATCCAGGACGACAAGGGCACCCGTACCTTTGGCAGCAAGATCGACGACTCGTTGATCGAAACAAAGGTCGAAGTCAACATCGCCAAGGCCGCGCCAGACCTGGGCAACGGCGCGTCGCGTATCGTCGTGACCAGCTTCAACGGCGTGGTACTGCTTGCCGGGCAAACACCGCGCGCCGACCTGAAAGCCCAGGCCGAACAAGCGGCCTCGACTGTTCAACGGGTCAAGAAGGTCCACAACGAATTGCAGGTGATGGACCCGATCACCCTGCTGGCTATCAGCAACGATGCCTTGCTGACCACCAAGATCAAGGCGCAGATGCTGACCGATAACGCGATTCCTGGCTCGCGCATCAAAGTCGTGACCGACAACGGTATCGTTTACCTGATGGGCTTGCTGACCCAGGCGGAAGCGACCCGTGCGGCCAACCTGGTACAGGGTGTGTCCGGCGTGCAGAAAATTGTGAAGGTGTTTGAATACATCGACTGA